The nucleotide window GCAACGCAGGCTGGGTCGATGTAGTTTTTGGGCAGGTTGCCCGAATTCATGTCGACGACGCGGTTCTGACGCCCGAGGGCAAGCTGAACATTGCGAAAATTCAGCCGATCGCGCGTATGGGGTACTACGACTACACTTGCATCAAGGACGTCTTCGAGATGCGCATTCCGAATGCGTCGGACGCGGCCGAGGACGGGCTGGAAGGCAAGGCCTAGGCTTTCGACACAAACGATAACCCACTGACCAACAAGGAGAGACATTATGGACAGACGCAAATTCCTGACAACCGCCGCCGTGGGCACTGCCGCCGCGCCGCTGGCCACCCCGGCCATCGCGCAGGACGTGCAGCAATGGAAGATGGTCACGGCATGGCCCAAGAACCTGCCTGGCCCCGGTGTGGCGGCGCAGATGCTGGCCGACCGGATCACCACGCTGTCGGGCGGGCGGATCGAGGTGAAGCTGTTCGCCGCGGGCGAGCTGGTGCCCGGGCGCGGCGTGTTCGACGCGGTCAGCGAAGGCACGGCAGAATTGTACCACGCGGTTCCGGCCTACTGGGGGTCGAAATCCAAAGGCATCCTTTTGTTCGGCTCGCAGCCTTTTGGGCTGCGCGCGGATGAGCAGGTGGGCTGGCTGTACCACGGTGGCGGGCAAGAGCTGTACGATGAGATGTACGGCCAGTTCGGCATCAAGCCATTCCTGTGCGGCAATTCCGGCCCGCAATGGGGCGGTTGGTTCCGCAACGAGATCAACTCGGTCGAGGATCTGAAAGGGCTGAAGTTCCGCACCACCGGCCTTGCGTCCGAGATGTGCGCGAAGCTGGGCATGGCGGCCGAGGCCATGGGCGGGCCGGACATGTTCCAGGCATTGCAGACCGGCGCGCTGGATGCGGGCGAATTCATCGGGCCGTGGACCGACAGCGCGCTGGGCTATCAGCAGGTGGCCAAGAACTATTACTGGCCCGGCGTGGGCGAGCCGTCCTCGGCCGAGGAATGCG belongs to Roseovarius sp. THAF27 and includes:
- a CDS encoding TRAP transporter substrate-binding protein, with the protein product MDRRKFLTTAAVGTAAAPLATPAIAQDVQQWKMVTAWPKNLPGPGVAAQMLADRITTLSGGRIEVKLFAAGELVPGRGVFDAVSEGTAELYHAVPAYWGSKSKGILLFGSQPFGLRADEQVGWLYHGGGQELYDEMYGQFGIKPFLCGNSGPQWGGWFRNEINSVEDLKGLKFRTTGLASEMCAKLGMAAEAMGGPDMFQALQTGALDAGEFIGPWTDSALGYQQVAKNYYWPGVGEPSSAEECGVNAEVFGALPDDLKEVVSVACESLYNPVWTEYTTKHAASLKKLVEEDGVQVKKFPQEVIDAMGEAAKEVIDELRQDSDDLVKRITESFVAYRDSVGGYMTYADNGQMNARAEVMGY